In a genomic window of Sphingomonas koreensis:
- a CDS encoding IS1380 family transposase, translated as MPQATPAESEDNALGFSFPAIGGKKLTAAFDGGRLTSDGGVLLLAQAERAMGICRRLAACIADPRDPARVIHRLDDILRARTFAIACGYEDADDLDALRDDPGFRLALGKLPGSGAGLASQPTMSRWENAPTTRELARMMGAMIDIYCASYPAPPAAVTLDIDDTCDVVHGYQQLSFWNGHHGERCFLPIHVYDTATGRPVAMLLRTGKTPSGAEAAGHIRRLVRHIRRHWPDTHITIRGDGHYGRPEVMAFCEAHRVDYVFGLPTNAALRADPVIVAAADACAVKRAQRQYPVLRNYAETRYGAKSWKCRRRVVARIEASTLGMDIRYVVTSLQDGSAEHIYDTLYCARGQAENLIKRHKSQLASDRTSCRSANANQMRLILHTAAYWLMWRIQQAIPKATALAAAEFATLRLRLLKVAARVIESASRIRIAFASACPDASVFKDIATSFRPTPT; from the coding sequence CCAGCCATTGGCGGCAAAAAGCTCACAGCCGCGTTCGACGGTGGCCGGCTGACCTCGGATGGCGGTGTGCTGCTGCTGGCGCAGGCCGAGCGCGCGATGGGGATCTGCCGTCGGCTTGCGGCTTGCATTGCCGACCCGCGCGATCCTGCGCGGGTGATCCATCGCCTCGATGACATCCTGCGTGCCCGCACGTTCGCGATCGCCTGCGGCTATGAGGATGCCGATGATCTCGATGCCCTGCGCGACGATCCAGGCTTCCGCCTGGCGCTGGGCAAGTTGCCGGGATCAGGTGCCGGGCTTGCGAGCCAACCGACGATGAGCAGGTGGGAGAATGCACCGACCACGCGTGAGTTGGCCAGGATGATGGGTGCGATGATCGACATCTACTGCGCCAGCTATCCCGCCCCGCCGGCGGCGGTGACGCTGGACATCGATGATACCTGCGATGTCGTCCACGGCTACCAGCAGTTGTCGTTCTGGAATGGTCATCACGGTGAGCGCTGCTTCCTGCCGATCCACGTCTACGACACTGCGACCGGCCGCCCGGTGGCGATGCTGCTGCGGACCGGCAAGACGCCGTCGGGCGCCGAAGCTGCCGGCCACATCCGGCGCCTGGTGCGCCATATCCGCCGGCACTGGCCCGATACCCACATCACCATCCGTGGTGACGGGCACTATGGGCGGCCCGAGGTCATGGCGTTCTGCGAGGCGCACCGCGTCGATTACGTGTTCGGCTTGCCAACCAACGCCGCGCTGCGTGCCGATCCGGTCATCGTCGCGGCCGCCGATGCCTGCGCGGTCAAGCGCGCTCAGCGCCAATACCCCGTCCTGCGCAACTATGCCGAGACCCGCTACGGCGCCAAAAGCTGGAAGTGTCGGCGCCGCGTCGTCGCCCGGATCGAGGCCAGCACGCTGGGTATGGACATCCGCTATGTCGTTACCTCGCTTCAGGACGGATCGGCCGAGCATATCTACGACACGCTCTACTGCGCGCGCGGCCAGGCCGAGAACCTGATCAAGCGCCACAAGTCGCAGCTCGCCAGCGATCGCACTTCGTGCCGCTCAGCCAATGCCAACCAGATGCGCCTCATTCTGCACACCGCCGCCTACTGGCTGATGTGGCGCATCCAGCAGGCCATTCCCAAGGCCACCGCGCTGGCCGCTGCCGAGTTCGCGACCCTGCGCCTGCGGCTGCTCAAGGTCGCTGCCCGCGTCATCGAAAGCGCCTCGCGTATCCGCATTGCCTTCGCTTCAGCCTGCCCGGATGCCAGCGTGTTCAAAGACATCGCCACCAGCTTCCGGCCAACTCCTACATAG
- a CDS encoding TonB-dependent receptor, translating to MKRAILKSAVSASVLMLATAVNAETLAGTASTPPAEEAPAEEIVVTGTIVSGEMKSIAAQREADNIVSVLSADGIGRLPDRNAAEAVQRLPGVAIERDQGEGRFVAVRGLPSQWNSTLINGSRLPTAEEETTSRATAFDFFPSELIDQVIVAKAITPDMEGDAIGGSVNFITKTAPDKRTLQLTAGGNYSEKAAKGGYLASALYGDRLGKFGFVLSGTYFKRQWATDNYEPRRGGDGIGITRLELRDYTGVRETIGINGAMEYAFDDGGKLYARGIYGTLIDDETHYKHRLNFASNRVEVQHIFNTLITELAGGEVGGVHTLGDGAKFDWKVARYENLFRYGDTPDGRDNSYFVVRFDQRGVGYQGLENRGAGTLAYNTIDGGSDPAKAISNHLPSAFRMDPALTRLANVELYKIRVKETDRIVLEGNLTVPAGDGLTFKTGAKYRDKLRDATFEDLFFTWNPAMGPVPTLANFTLMNQPGRGGFLDELAIGSQYSGQFSQVVSEKGLVDWYQANRGNLLFDAAGSATAANGGALGRTFRLTEKHLAGYAMATWEPSESVTLLGGVRLEHTKTTVDGQVLVNGALERERRSNDYLAVLPSLHLTYRLDRDTNIRAAVTRSFARPDFGDLAPGGAFSEADLEFAGGNPGLKPSYAWNADLLFEHYWGNAGVISAGVFFKRISDPIYDSRRIGTYRGIDGVAFLTPDNGKAGDLYGFEFNVQRRLTFLPGPLSNLGVNANYTLIRSNFTLPDGREVRVPRQANNLANVAVYYDDGAFSTRLAMNYKDAFIEEYGSSAASDSYYGAYTSLDLTVNWKVKPSLTLFGEASNLTNQKLHYYLGSKERPLQVEYYGPRFLLGVKAAIF from the coding sequence ATGAAGCGCGCTATTCTTAAGTCGGCGGTCAGTGCGAGCGTGTTGATGCTTGCCACCGCCGTCAATGCCGAGACGCTTGCTGGTACGGCCAGCACGCCGCCGGCCGAAGAGGCACCCGCCGAGGAGATCGTCGTCACCGGTACGATCGTCAGTGGCGAGATGAAGTCGATCGCGGCGCAGCGCGAGGCGGACAACATCGTCAGCGTGCTGAGCGCCGACGGCATCGGCCGCCTGCCCGACCGCAATGCCGCCGAGGCGGTGCAGCGCCTGCCTGGTGTCGCGATCGAGCGCGACCAGGGCGAAGGCCGCTTCGTCGCGGTGCGCGGTCTGCCTTCGCAATGGAACTCGACCCTGATCAACGGCAGCCGCCTGCCAACTGCGGAGGAAGAGACCACCAGCCGCGCGACCGCGTTCGACTTCTTTCCGTCGGAACTGATCGATCAGGTCATCGTCGCGAAGGCGATCACGCCGGACATGGAGGGCGACGCAATCGGGGGTTCGGTCAACTTCATCACCAAGACCGCGCCCGACAAGCGCACGCTCCAGCTCACCGCTGGCGGCAACTATTCGGAGAAGGCGGCCAAGGGCGGGTATCTCGCCAGTGCGCTCTATGGCGACCGGCTCGGCAAGTTCGGCTTCGTGCTCTCCGGCACCTATTTCAAGCGCCAATGGGCGACCGACAATTACGAACCGCGCCGCGGCGGCGACGGCATCGGCATCACCCGGTTGGAGCTGCGCGACTATACCGGCGTGCGCGAGACGATCGGCATCAACGGCGCAATGGAATATGCCTTTGATGATGGTGGGAAGCTCTATGCCCGCGGCATCTACGGCACGCTGATCGACGATGAGACGCACTACAAACACCGCCTCAACTTCGCCTCGAACCGGGTCGAGGTGCAGCATATCTTCAACACGCTGATCACCGAGTTGGCCGGTGGCGAGGTTGGCGGCGTCCATACGCTGGGCGACGGCGCCAAGTTCGACTGGAAGGTCGCCCGTTACGAGAATCTGTTCCGCTATGGCGATACGCCGGACGGGCGCGACAACAGCTATTTCGTGGTCCGCTTCGACCAGCGCGGTGTCGGCTATCAGGGGTTGGAGAATCGTGGCGCAGGCACGCTCGCCTACAACACGATCGACGGCGGCAGCGATCCGGCCAAGGCGATCAGCAATCATCTTCCGTCCGCGTTCCGGATGGATCCGGCGCTGACTCGCCTCGCCAATGTCGAACTCTACAAGATCCGCGTCAAGGAAACCGACCGGATCGTGCTCGAGGGCAATCTGACCGTCCCGGCTGGCGACGGGCTGACCTTCAAGACCGGCGCGAAATATCGCGACAAGCTGCGCGACGCTACCTTCGAGGACCTGTTCTTTACTTGGAATCCCGCAATGGGTCCGGTGCCGACGCTCGCGAACTTCACGCTGATGAACCAGCCGGGCCGTGGCGGTTTCCTCGACGAGCTGGCGATCGGATCGCAATATAGTGGCCAATTCTCGCAGGTCGTTTCCGAGAAGGGGCTGGTCGACTGGTATCAGGCCAATCGCGGCAACCTGCTCTTCGACGCCGCCGGTTCGGCGACCGCCGCGAATGGCGGCGCGCTTGGTCGTACCTTCCGCCTCACCGAGAAGCACCTCGCCGGCTACGCGATGGCAACCTGGGAGCCCAGCGAGTCGGTCACGCTACTCGGTGGCGTGCGGCTCGAGCATACCAAAACCACCGTCGATGGGCAGGTGCTGGTCAACGGCGCCCTTGAGCGCGAGCGCCGTTCGAACGACTATCTTGCGGTGCTGCCCTCGCTGCACCTGACCTATCGTCTGGACCGCGACACCAATATTCGCGCCGCGGTCACGCGCAGCTTCGCACGGCCCGATTTCGGTGACCTTGCCCCCGGCGGCGCGTTCAGCGAGGCCGATCTTGAGTTCGCCGGCGGCAATCCCGGCCTCAAGCCGAGCTACGCCTGGAACGCCGACCTGTTGTTCGAGCATTATTGGGGCAATGCCGGGGTGATCTCGGCGGGGGTCTTCTTCAAGCGCATCAGCGACCCGATCTACGATTCACGCCGCATCGGCACCTATCGCGGAATCGACGGCGTCGCCTTCCTGACGCCCGACAACGGCAAGGCTGGCGACCTTTACGGCTTCGAGTTCAACGTCCAGCGTCGCCTGACCTTCCTGCCCGGGCCGCTATCGAACCTTGGCGTCAACGCCAACTACACGCTGATCCGCTCCAACTTCACGCTGCCCGACGGACGCGAGGTGCGCGTGCCGCGCCAAGCGAACAACCTTGCCAACGTCGCGGTCTATTATGACGACGGCGCCTTCTCGACGCGCCTCGCGATGAACTACAAGGATGCGTTCATCGAGGAATATGGATCAAGTGCCGCGAGCGACAGCTATTATGGCGCCTATACCAGCCTCGACCTCACCGTGAACTGGAAGGTGAAGCCCTCGCTCACGCTGTTCGGCGAGGCGAGCAACCTCACCAACCAGAAGCTCCACTACTATCTCGGCAGCAAAGAGCGGCCATTGCAGGTCGAATATTACGGCCCGCGGTTCCTGCTGGGGGTAAAGGCCGCGATCTTCTGA
- a CDS encoding inorganic triphosphatase has protein sequence MGDEIELKLELSPADAARIVASKLFGEKAKVAEQVSTYFDTDKNSLAKAGLSLRIRRTGNMRVQTIKAGGGSSAGLFARTEWERAVDDDTPVLDHATPLLTVIGGDAGKVTPRFIVKVERCKWLVEEDGTSIEVVLDRGAVNAGDRSDAVCEIELELKAGSPAALFGLARKIDVIAPIRLGVLTKSERGYRLAEPDLTSVKAEPLALGADIGAAAAFKQIVQSGIRQFRLNEDLLLSSRNPDAVHQARVAIRRMRSAFSVFRPMIGDDGAGLREELKWLAASFGEARDLDVLLERAPSGALRDRIAAAREKSYDHLTSPIHEAGILGCSDCVQPIAV, from the coding sequence ATGGGCGATGAAATCGAACTGAAACTTGAATTGTCCCCTGCCGATGCGGCTCGAATCGTTGCTTCGAAGCTGTTCGGTGAAAAGGCAAAGGTCGCTGAGCAGGTCTCGACCTATTTCGATACCGATAAGAATTCGCTTGCGAAGGCTGGCCTTTCACTCCGCATCCGGCGCACCGGCAATATGCGCGTTCAGACGATCAAAGCCGGTGGAGGAAGTTCGGCCGGGCTCTTTGCCCGCACCGAATGGGAGCGTGCGGTGGACGATGACACCCCCGTGCTCGACCATGCGACCCCGCTGCTCACCGTCATCGGCGGCGATGCCGGCAAGGTTACGCCTCGCTTCATTGTCAAGGTCGAGCGGTGCAAATGGCTTGTCGAAGAGGATGGAACGTCAATCGAGGTCGTTCTCGATCGCGGCGCTGTCAACGCAGGCGACCGGTCGGACGCAGTCTGCGAGATCGAACTCGAACTAAAGGCGGGGAGTCCGGCGGCACTTTTCGGCCTTGCGCGCAAGATCGACGTCATCGCTCCGATACGCCTCGGCGTGCTGACCAAATCGGAACGTGGTTACCGGTTGGCAGAGCCCGACCTGACAAGCGTCAAGGCCGAGCCTCTTGCCCTGGGAGCCGATATAGGCGCCGCAGCGGCCTTCAAGCAGATCGTCCAGTCAGGCATTCGCCAATTCCGGCTCAACGAAGACCTGCTCCTTTCCAGCCGCAACCCAGATGCGGTGCACCAGGCGCGTGTAGCAATCCGCCGGATGCGGTCGGCCTTTTCAGTTTTCAGACCGATGATCGGAGACGATGGCGCGGGCCTGCGCGAGGAGCTTAAATGGCTCGCCGCAAGCTTTGGGGAGGCCCGCGACCTCGACGTGCTTCTCGAACGGGCGCCATCGGGAGCGTTACGCGATCGCATCGCTGCCGCACGCGAGAAATCCTATGACCATCTAACCTCTCCTATTCACGAGGCCGGGATTTTGGGCTGTTCTGATTGTGTTCAGCCGATAGCGGTTTGA
- a CDS encoding DUF5690 family protein, whose product MITLAATDVPVTRRRRLSERLATAHPVLFALYGGLAAFAAYFSMYAFRKPFTAATYADVPGWDGVIDFKIALVIAQVAGYALSKFIGVKVVSEMAAGRRGLAIVGLIGLSWLALVLFAILPPAWKVAALFLNGLPLGMIWGLVFGYVEGRRTSEVLGAILCASFIVSSGMVKSVGLWLMTQLQVSEFWMPAATGFLFFPVLLAAVIGLAQLPPPTPAEQAERMARPPMPQAARRAFLRDYGPGVAFIVLAYVMFTAIRDFRDNFAAEIWADLGYAGVSGIFTASELPIALVTLAILASLVFIRDNLRALMVIHAIVVGGAALIALSTLAFQAGWLAPLPWMILSGLGLYLGYTPFNAMLFDRLVAATRRAGTAAFLIYVADASGYAGSVVLTLLRNLPGVTLDWLHFFIWLAYAGAAMCFAMATVSAFYFWSRLK is encoded by the coding sequence ATGATCACGCTGGCCGCGACAGACGTGCCGGTGACGCGTCGCAGGAGGCTGAGCGAGCGCCTTGCCACCGCGCATCCCGTGCTGTTCGCGCTCTATGGCGGTCTCGCGGCCTTCGCCGCCTATTTCTCGATGTACGCCTTTCGTAAGCCATTCACTGCAGCGACCTATGCCGATGTGCCCGGCTGGGACGGGGTGATCGACTTCAAGATCGCGCTCGTGATCGCACAAGTCGCGGGCTACGCCCTGTCCAAGTTCATCGGCGTCAAGGTAGTCTCCGAAATGGCGGCCGGACGCCGCGGGCTGGCGATCGTCGGGCTAATCGGGCTGTCATGGCTCGCGCTCGTCCTGTTCGCGATCCTGCCGCCCGCATGGAAGGTGGCGGCGCTGTTCCTCAACGGGTTGCCGCTCGGCATGATCTGGGGGCTGGTATTCGGTTATGTCGAGGGCCGCCGCACCAGCGAGGTACTTGGCGCGATCTTGTGCGCGAGCTTCATCGTGTCGTCAGGAATGGTGAAGTCGGTCGGCCTTTGGCTGATGACGCAGCTGCAGGTCAGTGAGTTCTGGATGCCCGCTGCGACCGGCTTCCTGTTCTTTCCTGTGCTGCTGGCCGCAGTAATCGGGCTTGCCCAGCTTCCGCCGCCAACGCCGGCCGAACAGGCCGAGCGCATGGCCAGGCCACCGATGCCGCAGGCCGCACGCCGCGCCTTTCTGCGCGACTATGGGCCTGGCGTCGCGTTCATCGTCCTCGCCTATGTGATGTTCACTGCGATCCGCGATTTCCGAGACAATTTCGCTGCGGAGATCTGGGCCGATCTCGGTTACGCCGGCGTTTCGGGCATATTCACCGCGAGCGAATTGCCGATCGCGCTGGTCACGCTCGCGATCCTCGCCAGCCTCGTGTTCATCCGTGACAATCTGCGCGCACTGATGGTGATCCATGCCATCGTGGTGGGCGGCGCTGCGCTGATCGCGCTGTCCACACTTGCGTTCCAGGCCGGGTGGCTCGCGCCGCTGCCCTGGATGATCCTGTCGGGGCTCGGGCTTTATCTTGGCTATACCCCGTTCAACGCGATGCTGTTCGACCGGCTGGTGGCGGCGACGCGGCGGGCCGGGACGGCCGCGTTCCTGATCTATGTCGCGGACGCGTCGGGCTATGCCGGAAGCGTCGTGTTGACGCTGCTGCGTAACCTGCCCGGCGTGACTCTCGACTGGCTGCACTTCTTCATCTGGCTTGCCTATGCCGGCGCCGCGATGTGCTTTGCCATGGCGACCGTCTCCGCATTCTATTTCTGGAGCCGTCTCAAATAG